The following are encoded in a window of Candidatus Korarchaeota archaeon NZ13-K genomic DNA:
- a CDS encoding DUF1611 domain-containing protein has protein sequence MRYRIVGVIDSKHAGRDAGELLDGRRRGIMIYGSLEEALRENPSVSVLIVGVAVAGGRLPPEYRGIVREAMERGLSIVSGLHEFLSDDPEFSRISRERGVEIVDVRKIYQGMRIFYSGKIREVSSYRIVVLGTDACIGKRTTAWMLADEFNERGIRAAFIGTGQTAWMQGAKYGIVLDAMINDFITGGLEHEVWRAYVEERPDVIIVPGQGAMLHPAFPGSFEIVNLLSPQAVVLQHAPKRKHLEDFPEFPMPPLEKYIRLIELMTDRRPAAITINTEGMSPEEVEEYVEHVERNYGIPACAPVLHGVGKIVDLLAGEIRVGAEVLR, from the coding sequence ATGAGGTACAGGATAGTGGGGGTCATAGACAGCAAGCACGCCGGGAGGGATGCCGGCGAGCTCCTCGATGGAAGGAGGAGGGGTATAATGATATACGGGAGCCTGGAGGAAGCCCTTAGGGAGAATCCCAGCGTGAGCGTGCTTATAGTTGGCGTTGCCGTGGCAGGGGGGAGGCTCCCGCCGGAGTACAGGGGCATAGTGAGGGAGGCCATGGAGAGGGGGCTGAGCATAGTGTCCGGGCTCCACGAGTTCCTGAGCGATGATCCTGAGTTCTCGAGGATCTCCAGGGAGAGGGGAGTTGAGATAGTAGATGTGAGGAAGATCTATCAGGGGATGAGGATCTTCTACAGCGGGAAGATAAGGGAGGTGAGCTCCTACAGGATAGTCGTGCTCGGGACGGACGCCTGCATAGGGAAGAGGACCACGGCATGGATGCTGGCTGATGAGTTCAACGAGAGGGGGATAAGGGCTGCTTTCATAGGCACGGGGCAGACGGCCTGGATGCAGGGGGCCAAGTACGGGATAGTCCTGGACGCGATGATAAACGACTTCATAACCGGGGGCCTCGAGCACGAGGTCTGGAGGGCCTACGTTGAGGAGAGGCCTGACGTCATAATAGTCCCGGGACAGGGGGCAATGCTCCACCCCGCATTCCCCGGCAGCTTCGAGATAGTGAACCTGCTCTCCCCACAGGCTGTCGTGCTGCAGCACGCCCCCAAGAGGAAGCACTTGGAGGACTTCCCCGAGTTCCCCATGCCCCCGCTGGAGAAGTACATCCGCCTGATAGAGCTAATGACCGACAGGAGGCCAGCAGCCATAACGATAAACACCGAGGGGATGAGCCCGGAGGAGGTGGAGGAGTACGTAGAGCATGTGGAGAGGAATTACGGCATACCTGCCTGTGCTCCTGTCCTACACGGGGTTGGAAAGATAGTTGACCTCCTAGCCGGGGAGATAAGGGTTGGAGCTGAGGTGCTTCGATAG